One genomic region from Quercus robur chromosome 4, dhQueRobu3.1, whole genome shotgun sequence encodes:
- the LOC126723028 gene encoding oleoyl-acyl carrier protein thioesterase, chloroplastic-like, translating into MLKVPCNMLNDQIQAITQCGFMGRGSILTCGHQRNAVVLGFGSGFGSLNKGPIMAVVSNRIVGSGTGSGSGTLADRLTEDGLSYKERFVVRCYEVGINKTATIETVANLLQEVGCNHAQSLGFSTDGFATTPTMRKLHLIWVTARMHIEIYKYPAWNDVVEIETWFQGEGRIGARRDWILKDYATDQVIGRATSKWVMMNQDTRRLQKVSDDVRDDYLVYCPREPRLAIPEENSNSLRRIPKLEDPAENFKRGLVPRRADLDMNQHVNNVTNIGWVMESLPQEVIDSHELQAITLDYRRECHHNDVVDSLTSVDAKAVSKIEGTNYGSTAATENKEDLRQFLHLLRVSGDGLEINRGRTEWRKKHAR; encoded by the coding sequence ATGTTAAAGGTCCCGTGCAATATGTTGAATGACCAAATCCAAGCGATAACCCAATGTGGGTTTATGGGCCGCGGGTCCATTTTGACATGTGGGCACCAGAGAAATGCCGTCGTCTTAGGCTTTGGTTCTGGTTTTGGTTCTTTGAACAAAGGTCCAATTATGGCTGTGGTGTCGAACCGAATTGTTGGATCTGGGACAGGGTCAGGATCAGGGACTCTGGCGGATCGGTTGACAGAAGATGGGTTGTCGTATAAGGAGAGATTCGTAGTGAGATGCTATGAAGTTGGGATTAACAAAACTGCCACTATTGAAACCGTTGCTAATCTCTTGCAGGAGGTTGGATGCAACCATGCACAGAGTTTAGGATTTTCAACAGATGGCTTTGCAACCACCCCCACCATGAGGAAATTACATCTCATATGGGTTACTGCTCGCATGCACATTGAAATCTACAAATACCCAGCTTGGAATGATGTGGTTGAAATTGAAACTTGGTTCCAAGGGGAGGGAAGAATTGGAGCCAGACGAGATTGGATACTGAAGGACTATGCTACTGATCAAGTTATTGGAAGAGCAACAAGCAAGTGGGTGATGATGAACCAAGACACCAGACGACTTCAGAAAGTTAGCGATGATGTACGGGAtgattatttagtttattgtcCCCGAGAACCCAGATTAGCAATTCCTGAGGAGAACAGCAATAGTTTGAGAAGAATACCAAAACTGGAAGATCCTGCCGAGAATTTCAAGCGGGGACTTGTGCCCAGAAGAGCTGATCTGGACATGAACCAACATGTTAATAATGTCACTAACATTGGATGGGTTATGGAGAGCTTGCCTCAAGAAGTCATTGATAGCCATGAGCTGCAAGCTATTACTTTAGATTACAGACGGGAGTGCCATCACAATGACGTAGTTGATTCACTTACCAGTGTGGATGCCAAAGCAGTTTCTAAGATTGAAGGAACTAATTATGGGTCTACAGCTGCAACAGAAAACAAAGAAGATTTACGTCAGTTTCTACATTTATTGAGAGTATCAGGTGATGGGCTTGAAATCAATCGAGGACGCACTGAGTGGAGAAAGAAACATGCAAGATGA